The Paracholeplasma morum genome has a segment encoding these proteins:
- a CDS encoding InlB B-repeat-containing protein — MKKLILSLFLMITAFLGANQLNINIYAETTAGVTYVTEGNRVYVHFGTATNETTHVSSFDIFSLQAAGFILDEFTGGYITIDIPQDAYLFSVFSVFNNQIMNPDYSGDLSLIEQLSFYISGDNDTNQIESISDPDNIISYSGIDSTQLIIYFEIDDDTLTADKAHYKLHNQKQYLSFNSDNVIDISKLNPTLNEQSIDFPVGAVDLVITDDNGIEYFRWSTSSLQSNGHAFSSYGSFHIITNSYEFYVEAIKKDNSNPLPLVSFEEGMFGYGTIEANPITQFYIFFELDDEPIIEPTTIPVDIDNLPTEAQIRSQLTALDDVDGDISHLITYQGGTYETARTSNSIVIDTPYTLIYQVTDSSNNVTTTTITVIAKDTTKPTFGITNLLIEIPFENPPVFDETDLFDDLLVSDNYDSVEDITIEVISSEYYAEQGYGEEHQYDIVYRASDRSGNYRDITITVMIIDVDPPTFYGPTSFTVPMNKKTPISVILKNAHSRAIDYLDYNDPTLQIISDNYTSATTPGIKTAVLRYSDSSGNYLDVTITINLVDIEAPMMFATPDLLIATDIYNTLTIEQIIEFIRRSEDIISYEVLTNLYSGNETTLGTYAITLSVTDSDNNVTQINPTILVGNSEVIYHHVYFETNGGTPINAKIVPDLSKLVVTNPTRTGYTFIGWYKDEALSQPFSIVSDSITSDITLYAKWTPTTSGGSTIVDNITNLKWSDYLIIVAILGFGLYLGSKSKKR; from the coding sequence ATGAAAAAACTAATTTTAAGTTTATTTCTTATGATTACCGCCTTTTTAGGCGCTAATCAATTAAACATTAATATATATGCTGAAACTACTGCAGGGGTAACTTATGTTACTGAAGGGAATCGGGTTTATGTTCATTTTGGAACAGCTACAAATGAAACAACCCATGTATCAAGTTTTGATATATTTTCTTTACAAGCTGCTGGATTTATTCTTGATGAGTTTACAGGTGGTTATATAACCATTGATATACCTCAAGATGCATATTTATTTTCTGTATTTTCTGTATTTAATAATCAAATTATGAATCCTGATTACTCAGGAGATTTAAGCTTAATTGAACAACTATCTTTTTATATTTCAGGGGATAATGATACCAATCAAATAGAGTCAATTTCTGATCCTGATAATATTATTTCTTATAGTGGAATTGACTCAACACAGCTAATTATTTATTTTGAGATTGATGATGATACTTTGACAGCAGATAAAGCCCACTACAAGCTACACAATCAGAAACAATATCTATCATTCAACTCTGATAACGTTATCGACATATCAAAACTTAATCCGACATTGAATGAACAGTCGATTGATTTCCCGGTTGGAGCTGTTGATTTAGTCATCACTGATGATAATGGTATTGAATACTTCAGATGGAGTACTTCTTCTTTACAATCAAACGGGCATGCTTTTTCTTCTTATGGTAGTTTTCATATTATTACAAATTCGTACGAATTCTATGTTGAAGCAATTAAAAAAGACAATTCAAATCCGCTTCCGTTGGTAAGTTTTGAAGAAGGAATGTTTGGCTATGGAACGATAGAAGCGAATCCAATCACACAGTTTTATATCTTTTTCGAACTAGATGATGAGCCGATAATTGAACCAACAACAATCCCTGTTGATATTGATAATTTACCAACAGAAGCACAAATTAGATCACAATTAACAGCGCTTGATGATGTTGACGGAGATATATCGCATTTGATTACATATCAGGGAGGAACTTACGAAACTGCTAGAACTTCAAATAGTATCGTTATTGATACTCCATACACGCTTATTTATCAAGTAACTGATAGTTCAAACAATGTTACTACAACAACTATTACTGTAATTGCTAAAGATACAACAAAACCAACTTTCGGAATTACTAATCTACTAATAGAAATACCATTTGAAAATCCTCCTGTATTTGATGAAACGGATTTATTTGATGATTTATTGGTATCAGATAACTATGACTCTGTTGAGGACATTACAATCGAAGTTATTTCTAGCGAATACTACGCTGAACAAGGGTACGGCGAAGAACATCAATACGATATCGTCTATCGCGCTTCTGATAGATCTGGAAACTATAGAGATATTACTATCACAGTAATGATTATCGATGTTGACCCACCAACATTTTATGGTCCTACAAGTTTTACAGTACCAATGAACAAAAAAACTCCAATTTCAGTTATTTTGAAAAATGCGCATAGTCGTGCAATAGATTACCTTGATTATAACGATCCTACACTACAAATCATCAGTGATAATTACACTTCAGCTACAACTCCGGGTATTAAAACTGCTGTATTGAGATATAGTGATTCATCAGGTAACTATCTTGATGTTACAATCACGATCAACTTAGTCGATATCGAAGCTCCAATGATGTTTGCGACACCAGATTTATTGATTGCTACTGATATTTATAATACACTTACGATTGAACAAATCATCGAGTTTATCAGACGTAGTGAAGATATCATTTCTTATGAAGTACTCACTAATTTGTATTCTGGTAACGAAACGACTTTAGGAACTTATGCTATTACATTGTCAGTAACTGATTCTGATAATAATGTTACGCAAATTAATCCAACAATACTCGTTGGAAACTCTGAAGTAATCTATCATCACGTTTATTTTGAAACGAATGGTGGAACTCCTATTAATGCTAAGATAGTACCTGATTTATCTAAATTAGTTGTTACTAATCCAACAAGAACAGGATACACATTTATCGGTTGGTATAAAGATGAAGCTCTATCTCAACCATTTTCTATAGTAAGTGATTCAATTACATCTGATATTACGCTTTATGCAAAATGGACTCCAACCACATCTGGTGGATCTACAATTGTCGATAACATCACTAATTTGAAATGGTCTGACTACTTAATCATTGTTGCAATATTAGGATTTGGATTATATTTAGGTTCAAAATCTAAAAAAAGATAA